In Lacibacter sp. H407, a genomic segment contains:
- the leuD gene encoding 3-isopropylmalate dehydratase small subunit: MAKAFTTISGRFVPLNIENVDTDQIIPARFLKATTRDGFGKNLFRDWRYENDDETKPKPDFVLNQPQYKGEILVAAKNFGCGSSREHAAWSIQDYGFNVVVSSFFADIFKNNALNNGVLPVTVSEPFLQTIFALGNEATLTIDLEAQTITIDATGESESFEINAYKKTCMINGYDDIDYLLSIKEDIINYENTIA, from the coding sequence ATGGCAAAAGCATTTACAACGATATCGGGCCGGTTTGTTCCACTTAACATTGAGAATGTTGATACGGATCAGATCATCCCTGCACGATTTTTAAAAGCAACTACAAGAGACGGGTTTGGTAAAAATCTGTTTCGTGACTGGCGTTATGAAAACGATGATGAAACAAAACCCAAACCAGATTTTGTATTGAATCAACCGCAATACAAAGGCGAAATTTTAGTAGCCGCCAAAAACTTTGGTTGCGGTTCATCACGGGAACATGCTGCATGGTCGATCCAGGACTATGGTTTCAACGTAGTAGTGAGCAGTTTCTTTGCAGATATATTTAAGAATAATGCACTCAATAATGGCGTATTGCCTGTAACCGTTTCGGAACCTTTTCTTCAAACCATTTTTGCATTGGGGAATGAAGCAACGCTCACCATCGATCTCGAAGCACAAACCATTACGATTGATGCTACGGGTGAAAGTGAATCGTTCGAGATCAATGCATACAAAAAGACATGCATGATCAACGGGTATGATGATATTGATTATTTGCTGAGTATAAAAGAAGATATTATAAACTACGAAAACACAATTGCCTGA
- a CDS encoding 2-isopropylmalate synthase gives MANKQVFIFDTTLRDGEQVPGCKLNTTEKVELALKLEALGVDIIEAGFPISSPGDFESVNQISRVIKNATVCGLTRAVQKDIEVAAEALKPAVRPRIHTGIGSSDNHIKYKFNSTREEILQRAVNAVRLARNYVPDVEFYAEDAGRADLQFLAQLTEAVIAAGATVVNIPDTTGFCLPHQYAEKMAYLMNNVSNIDKAILSCHCHNDLGLATANSIAGAIAGARQIECTINGIGERAGNTSLEEVVMTIRKHPELELFTNVDPKQLLPMSRLVSETMRMVVQPNKAVVGDNAFSHSSGIHQDGFLKEATTYEIIAPEEVGADTSKIVLTARSGRSALAYRFKNLGYSFDRNQVDELYERFLTLADSKKEVEDADLKTLAEQIAITV, from the coding sequence ATGGCCAACAAACAAGTGTTCATTTTTGATACCACTCTCAGAGACGGAGAGCAGGTGCCGGGATGCAAGTTAAACACTACAGAGAAAGTAGAACTGGCATTAAAACTGGAAGCATTAGGCGTTGATATTATTGAAGCGGGATTTCCGATTTCAAGTCCGGGCGACTTTGAAAGTGTGAACCAGATCTCCAGAGTAATAAAAAATGCAACCGTGTGCGGGTTAACCCGTGCGGTGCAAAAAGATATTGAAGTGGCAGCCGAGGCGTTGAAGCCGGCTGTTCGTCCACGTATCCACACCGGAATCGGATCGTCTGACAATCACATTAAATACAAATTCAATTCCACCAGGGAAGAAATACTTCAACGTGCCGTTAATGCTGTAAGACTTGCCCGTAATTATGTACCCGACGTTGAGTTTTATGCCGAAGATGCAGGTCGTGCAGACCTGCAATTTTTGGCGCAATTGACAGAAGCGGTGATTGCTGCCGGTGCAACGGTAGTAAACATCCCCGACACAACCGGTTTTTGTTTGCCGCATCAGTATGCAGAAAAGATGGCTTACTTAATGAACAATGTAAGCAATATCGATAAAGCAATTCTTTCCTGCCATTGTCATAACGATCTTGGTTTAGCAACTGCGAATTCTATTGCAGGTGCTATTGCCGGTGCAAGACAAATCGAATGCACCATCAATGGTATTGGTGAGCGTGCCGGTAATACTTCGCTGGAAGAAGTGGTGATGACGATTCGCAAACATCCGGAACTCGAGTTGTTTACAAACGTTGATCCCAAGCAATTGTTACCGATGAGTCGTCTGGTAAGCGAAACCATGCGTATGGTGGTACAGCCAAACAAAGCAGTAGTGGGTGATAACGCATTCTCTCATTCATCTGGTATTCATCAGGATGGATTTTTGAAAGAAGCTACTACCTACGAAATTATTGCGCCGGAGGAAGTGGGTGCCGATACTTCGAAGATCGTACTAACGGCAAGGAGTGGCCGCAGTGCATTGGCGTACCGTTTTAAGAATCTTGGTTACAGTTTCGATCGTAACCAGGTAGATGAATTGTATGAGCGTTTTCTTACACTGGCTGATTCAAAGAAAGAAGTGGAAGATGCCGATTTAAAAACCTTAGCAGAACAAATTGCAATAACAGTTTAA
- the ilvE gene encoding branched-chain-amino-acid transaminase, with product MATYYNSETILYLNGEYVKAAEAKMDLYSQSFHYGYSVFEGIRSYKTVNGETKIFKAKEHYDRLKRSAELVNLPYHWTTEELTAVTYEVLKRNDLQDAYIRPVVYAPANMSFVQNEQSFLVIEVWAMQPFLGDKLLRIMTSSFERPNPKAFKIEAKAAGHYVNSLLASHEAKAKGFDEALLLDMNGNVAEAPGANLFYEKDGKLFTPAKGNILPGITRATVFELCAELGIEVEEKIFTIDELKSADAVFYCGTAAEVIGFDSLDDYKFPLKWNDSASRKIQLAYKNLVIESVLPQRHEGAKKEEALA from the coding sequence ATGGCAACTTATTACAACAGTGAAACGATTTTGTATCTCAACGGTGAGTATGTAAAAGCAGCAGAAGCAAAAATGGACCTCTACAGTCAGAGTTTTCATTATGGCTACAGTGTGTTTGAAGGTATCCGTTCGTACAAAACAGTGAATGGTGAAACGAAAATTTTCAAAGCCAAAGAGCATTACGATCGTTTAAAACGTTCGGCTGAGTTAGTGAACCTTCCCTATCACTGGACAACAGAAGAGTTAACTGCTGTTACATACGAAGTGTTGAAGCGAAATGATCTGCAGGATGCATATATACGTCCCGTAGTTTATGCTCCGGCAAATATGAGTTTTGTGCAGAATGAACAATCGTTTCTTGTAATTGAAGTGTGGGCCATGCAACCGTTTCTTGGCGATAAGTTGTTACGGATCATGACCAGTTCATTTGAACGCCCCAATCCGAAGGCGTTCAAGATCGAAGCGAAAGCAGCAGGTCATTATGTAAACTCATTGCTCGCCAGTCATGAAGCAAAAGCAAAAGGTTTTGATGAAGCATTGCTGCTCGATATGAACGGCAATGTTGCAGAAGCGCCAGGTGCTAATTTGTTTTATGAAAAAGATGGCAAGCTCTTTACACCGGCAAAAGGGAATATCCTTCCCGGTATTACAAGAGCAACCGTGTTTGAATTGTGTGCTGAATTAGGAATAGAAGTAGAAGAAAAGATCTTTACAATAGATGAGTTGAAAAGTGCAGATGCTGTTTTTTATTGCGGCACTGCAGCAGAGGTAATTGGGTTTGATAGTTTGGATGATTACAAGTTTCCATTGAAGTGGAATGATTCAGCGAGTCGGAAAATTCAATTAGCTTATAAGAATCTTGTAATAGAAAGTGTATTGCCGCAAAGACACGAAGGCGCAAAGAAAGAAGAGGCATTAGCTTAA
- a CDS encoding RNA polymerase sigma factor: MIAEALDIDQLVEDCKGNSRRAQEQLYRQFYNYAMTIALRYSRDEADAADIMSHAFVKIFKSMHTFDKTKGALQTWIKRIVMNEGLDHLKTRERFSKDMELETVEEPQISNNVLERMGADEIMKLIHQLPPATHAVFVLYAVEGYNHREVAEKLNISEGTSKWHLSEARKTLQQQLSRIT; the protein is encoded by the coding sequence GTGATTGCAGAAGCACTCGATATTGATCAGTTGGTGGAAGATTGCAAAGGCAATAGCCGCAGGGCACAGGAACAGTTGTACCGGCAGTTCTATAACTATGCTATGACCATTGCCCTGCGTTACTCCCGTGATGAAGCCGATGCTGCTGATATCATGAGTCATGCATTTGTGAAGATCTTTAAAAGCATGCACACGTTCGATAAAACAAAAGGCGCATTGCAAACATGGATCAAACGGATTGTGATGAACGAGGGGCTCGATCACCTGAAAACAAGAGAACGTTTCAGTAAAGACATGGAACTGGAAACGGTGGAAGAACCCCAGATCAGTAACAATGTGTTGGAACGGATGGGTGCTGATGAAATTATGAAACTCATTCATCAATTACCACCTGCCACTCATGCCGTGTTTGTGTTGTATGCAGTGGAAGGCTATAATCACCGGGAAGTAGCCGAGAAACTAAACATCAGTGAGGGTACATCGAAATGGCACCTGAGCGAAGCCCGGAAAACATTACAACAACAACTCAGTCGCATAACATAG
- the leuC gene encoding 3-isopropylmalate dehydratase large subunit has product MAKSLFEKIWERHVVKTIEGGPSVLYIDTHFIHEVTSPQAFNGLNKRGIKVFRPKQTVATADHNVPTLNQHLPIKEELSRKQVEALIKNCGEHGVELYGLGHPYQGIVHVIGPELGITQPGSTIVCGDSHTSTHGAFGAIAFGIGTSEVEMVLSTQCLLQSKPKLMRINVEGELNKGVVSKDIVLYILAQISASGATGYAVEFAGSAIRSLSMEARMTICNMSIEMGGRCGLIAPDETTFNYIKGRTFAPAGEAWDKALAHWKTLFSDADAIFDKEININAADIEPMITYGTNPGMGISVNETIPTAATINENDKSGLSKSLAYMGLQEGTPIKGQKVDYVFIGSCTNSRIEDLRMVASFVKGKKKADDVEVWIVPGSKQVEAQAKAEGIDKVFEEAGFVLRQPGCSACLGMNEDKIPAGKYCISTSNRNFEGRQGAGARTLLASPLTAAVAAITGKVGDVREFLN; this is encoded by the coding sequence ATGGCGAAATCATTATTTGAAAAAATCTGGGAACGTCACGTGGTGAAAACCATTGAAGGCGGTCCTTCTGTTTTATACATCGACACACATTTTATTCACGAAGTAACCAGCCCCCAGGCGTTTAACGGTTTGAATAAAAGAGGCATCAAAGTTTTTCGTCCGAAGCAAACCGTTGCAACAGCCGATCATAATGTACCAACACTCAACCAACATTTACCTATTAAAGAAGAGTTGAGCCGTAAGCAAGTGGAAGCATTGATCAAAAATTGTGGTGAACATGGCGTGGAGTTATATGGTTTGGGACATCCGTATCAAGGCATCGTGCATGTTATTGGTCCGGAGTTGGGAATTACTCAACCCGGTTCAACGATTGTTTGTGGTGATAGTCATACATCCACGCATGGTGCGTTTGGTGCTATTGCATTTGGTATTGGAACCAGCGAAGTGGAAATGGTGTTGAGTACGCAATGTTTGCTGCAAAGCAAACCAAAACTGATGCGCATCAACGTGGAAGGTGAATTAAACAAAGGTGTTGTATCGAAAGATATCGTGTTGTACATCCTTGCGCAGATATCAGCAAGCGGTGCCACCGGTTATGCAGTGGAGTTTGCAGGAAGTGCTATTCGCTCATTGAGTATGGAAGCACGCATGACCATTTGTAATATGAGTATTGAAATGGGCGGACGTTGTGGTTTGATTGCGCCCGATGAAACAACCTTCAACTATATAAAAGGAAGAACATTTGCTCCGGCGGGTGAAGCTTGGGACAAAGCGTTGGCGCATTGGAAAACATTGTTCAGCGATGCAGATGCAATATTCGATAAAGAAATCAATATCAATGCAGCCGATATTGAACCAATGATCACGTACGGAACAAATCCGGGCATGGGCATCAGTGTAAATGAAACAATACCTACTGCTGCTACCATCAATGAGAATGATAAATCGGGTTTAAGCAAATCACTTGCCTACATGGGCTTGCAGGAAGGCACACCGATTAAAGGACAGAAAGTGGATTATGTTTTCATTGGCAGTTGCACCAACAGTCGCATTGAAGATCTGCGTATGGTTGCATCATTTGTAAAAGGAAAGAAGAAAGCCGATGATGTGGAAGTATGGATCGTTCCGGGAAGTAAACAAGTAGAAGCGCAGGCAAAAGCAGAAGGCATTGACAAAGTATTTGAAGAAGCAGGATTTGTGTTACGTCAGCCGGGTTGCAGTGCATGTCTCGGTATGAATGAAGATAAAATTCCTGCAGGTAAATATTGCATCTCTACTTCCAACAGAAATTTTGAAGGAAGGCAAGGTGCAGGTGCAAGAACATTGCTGGCAAGTCCGTTAACAGCAGCTGTTGCAGCCATCACCGGCAAAGTAGGGGATGTAAGAGAATTTTTGAATTGA
- a CDS encoding penicillin acylase family protein — MKRYAAFTTLLLFFATSLTAQIKIDPTKIEIVRDSFGVPHIFAKTDAEVAYGLAWAHAEDDFKSLQDVVLPAKGLMGRVQGKAGAAGDYAFALFRCMEITEAKWNTLTPAFLKLIDGYVQGINAYAKAHPNEVLHKKIFPITMKEYVASSVLALTVFNGADKALMGIFNNVIETDPELNKKGSNAMAVHPSKTNTGEAFLLINAHQPNTGSQAFYEAHINSEEGLNVHGGLLAGGPCILHGVNENLGWAHTVNYVDRVDVFQLEMNPANEKQYKFDNEWINLEEKTITLRIKGIPVGVKRKVYWSKYGATMKNKQGYFSIRLGANMDIRVLEQWYEMDKAKNFTEFYAAIKDQRLSMFNITYADKHDTIFYVNNGLIPVRNPAPKYNWKSTLPGNTSQTLWTAFRKFSELPQYVNPKSGYLFNTNHSSFFATAPADNLIADKFPAADGWETWHNNRSMRVVEQMPAAPLDYTTFKQIKFDKQLPATLRYPHNIDTLFLLNETEYPLYTTLIKNLKAWDKKGTADSKGAAVFLLSYLHLAKKLGAGAARTITKAEVVETYAYVYDYMMKHFNSTDLTLGDIQKLVRGDKEWPLWGFPDLLSPQWTSTYKEGKLKSTGGDGLIMFIRFTKNALPQIETVNMYGASAKKGNKHFDDQVEMYLQQKTKRMTLNKEEVYKMAERVYHPGE; from the coding sequence ATGAAACGATACGCAGCTTTCACCACACTACTCCTTTTTTTCGCTACTTCTCTCACTGCGCAAATAAAAATTGATCCAACTAAAATTGAAATTGTTCGTGACAGTTTTGGCGTGCCACACATTTTTGCAAAAACCGATGCAGAAGTTGCGTATGGTTTGGCATGGGCACATGCGGAAGATGATTTTAAAAGCCTGCAGGATGTGGTGTTACCCGCCAAAGGTTTAATGGGACGTGTGCAAGGCAAAGCCGGTGCTGCCGGTGATTATGCATTTGCATTGTTTCGGTGTATGGAAATAACCGAAGCTAAATGGAATACGCTTACGCCTGCTTTTCTGAAATTGATCGATGGCTATGTGCAAGGCATCAATGCATACGCAAAAGCACACCCCAATGAAGTGCTGCACAAGAAAATATTTCCGATTACGATGAAGGAATATGTTGCTTCATCGGTTCTTGCACTCACTGTTTTTAACGGCGCCGATAAAGCGTTGATGGGCATTTTCAATAATGTAATAGAAACCGATCCGGAGTTGAATAAGAAAGGAAGTAATGCGATGGCTGTGCACCCCAGCAAAACAAACACGGGTGAAGCGTTCCTGTTGATCAATGCACACCAGCCTAACACCGGATCACAAGCATTTTACGAAGCGCATATTAACAGCGAAGAGGGATTGAATGTACACGGGGGATTGCTTGCAGGTGGACCATGTATTCTGCATGGCGTGAATGAAAACCTTGGTTGGGCACACACAGTAAACTATGTTGATCGTGTTGATGTGTTTCAATTAGAAATGAATCCGGCAAATGAAAAGCAATACAAGTTTGACAATGAATGGATCAACCTTGAAGAGAAAACCATTACACTCCGCATTAAAGGAATTCCGGTTGGCGTAAAACGAAAAGTATATTGGAGTAAGTATGGAGCAACGATGAAGAACAAACAAGGCTATTTTTCTATTCGACTTGGTGCCAACATGGATATCCGTGTGCTTGAGCAATGGTATGAAATGGATAAGGCAAAAAACTTTACGGAGTTTTATGCGGCTATTAAAGATCAACGTCTATCGATGTTCAATATTACCTATGCCGATAAACACGATACCATCTTTTATGTAAACAACGGATTGATACCGGTGCGTAATCCGGCACCGAAGTACAATTGGAAATCAACGTTACCCGGCAATACTTCGCAAACATTGTGGACGGCCTTTCGAAAGTTCAGTGAACTGCCGCAATATGTAAATCCGAAAAGCGGTTACCTGTTCAACACCAATCACTCTTCGTTTTTTGCAACAGCACCTGCTGATAATTTAATCGCCGATAAATTTCCTGCTGCTGATGGTTGGGAAACCTGGCATAACAACCGCAGCATGCGTGTGGTAGAACAAATGCCTGCTGCACCATTAGATTACACAACGTTTAAACAAATCAAATTCGATAAGCAACTGCCTGCAACGCTTCGCTATCCGCATAATATTGATACGTTGTTTTTGCTGAATGAAACAGAGTATCCGTTGTATACAACACTTATTAAAAATTTAAAAGCATGGGATAAAAAAGGTACAGCCGACAGCAAAGGTGCAGCAGTATTCCTGTTAAGCTATCTGCATCTTGCAAAGAAACTGGGGGCTGGTGCAGCACGCACCATTACCAAAGCAGAAGTAGTTGAAACGTATGCCTATGTGTATGATTACATGATGAAGCATTTTAACAGCACCGACCTTACACTTGGCGATATTCAAAAATTAGTACGGGGTGATAAAGAATGGCCACTGTGGGGTTTTCCTGATCTGCTCTCTCCGCAATGGACATCGACTTACAAAGAGGGTAAGTTGAAATCAACCGGTGGTGATGGACTAATTATGTTTATCCGCTTTACAAAAAATGCATTACCGCAAATTGAAACCGTAAACATGTATGGTGCTTCTGCCAAAAAAGGGAACAAACATTTTGATGACCAAGTGGAAATGTATTTACAACAGAAAACAAAACGCATGACGTTGAATAAGGAAGAAGTGTATAAGATGGCGGAGAGGGTTTATCATCCCGGGGAATAA
- the leuB gene encoding 3-isopropylmalate dehydrogenase, with product MEKKIAILNGDGIGPEVTAQSIKVLNAIAHQYGHIFHYKEALIGADAIDKTGEALPSETVDICLDSDAVLFGAVGHPKYDNDPSAKVRPEQGILGIRKALQLFANIRPVTTYPTLQHLSPLKPSQLEGVDCVIFRELTGGIYFGKKSTSEDGNSASDECYYTRPEIERITHLAFKYAQNRKKKVTLIDKANVLETSRLWRKVVQEIAPQYSDITIDYMFVDNAAMQMILNPKQFDVVLTENMFGDIISDEASVLSGSLGMLPSASVGNGTALFEPIHGSYPQAAGKDIANPTGSILSAAMLLDHFGLHAEAQVIREAVDWTLQNNFVTKDIDPVNFYFTSTIGDLISDYVSGKIPGSVKKENIELRKSTII from the coding sequence ATGGAAAAAAAGATCGCTATATTAAACGGAGATGGGATTGGTCCTGAAGTAACGGCCCAGTCCATTAAAGTATTAAACGCCATTGCACATCAATACGGACATATATTTCATTATAAAGAAGCATTGATCGGTGCCGATGCGATTGACAAAACAGGCGAAGCATTACCGTCGGAAACAGTTGACATTTGTTTAGACAGTGATGCTGTTTTGTTTGGTGCGGTTGGTCACCCCAAGTATGATAATGATCCTTCTGCAAAGGTTCGTCCGGAGCAAGGTATTCTCGGTATCCGCAAAGCATTACAGTTGTTTGCCAATATTCGTCCGGTTACTACTTATCCAACGCTACAACATTTATCACCTTTAAAACCTTCACAATTGGAAGGTGTTGATTGCGTCATCTTCCGTGAGTTGACCGGTGGTATTTATTTTGGTAAGAAGTCAACCAGTGAAGATGGAAACAGTGCAAGCGATGAATGTTATTACACACGTCCGGAGATCGAACGCATTACACATCTTGCATTCAAGTATGCACAGAACAGGAAGAAGAAAGTAACGCTGATCGATAAAGCCAATGTATTGGAAACATCAAGACTGTGGCGCAAAGTGGTGCAGGAAATTGCACCGCAGTACAGCGATATTACCATTGACTATATGTTTGTTGATAATGCTGCCATGCAGATGATCTTAAACCCCAAACAGTTTGATGTTGTATTAACGGAAAACATGTTTGGTGATATCATCAGCGATGAAGCAAGTGTATTAAGCGGATCATTAGGTATGTTGCCTTCTGCATCTGTTGGTAACGGAACGGCATTGTTTGAACCCATTCATGGTTCGTATCCGCAAGCTGCCGGAAAAGATATTGCCAACCCAACAGGCTCAATTTTATCAGCTGCGATGTTGCTCGATCATTTTGGTTTACATGCGGAAGCGCAGGTGATCCGTGAAGCAGTTGACTGGACACTCCAAAACAATTTTGTTACAAAAGATATTGATCCGGTGAATTTTTATTTTACCAGTACCATTGGTGATCTCATCAGCGATTATGTATCGGGCAAAATTCCCGGTTCTGTGAAGAAAGAGAATATTGAGTTGCGTAAGTCGACGATTATTTAG